In one Aromatoleum aromaticum EbN1 genomic region, the following are encoded:
- a CDS encoding DUF5906 domain-containing protein produces MATNYDDVMTQLVGAGLQFDHLVVGKMQRCKVEGDREKRGWYSVHELVLDGGDTVLVGSYGIWRGDDNGTQKLTLAKRSLTDDQKAAIRARLAEDRRRADAARRADAARAAEQAEAKWRECQVEGEIDYLTRKGVRAHGVRFAPAGAVLEWDGNQGKPYTTPIGSAMCIPMMDAAGRVHGLQFILSRALHADRIKRIERDKEFWPAGIEKRGHFHLIGMPTWIVLLAEGYATAASLHEATGLPVAVAFDAGNLLPVAEALHKRYPRAKILVCADDDSFGHCRECRAPVRIADGADCPACSKPHRCENAGVTRASSAAVAVGGRHVAAKFVDEEGRWAKFQAQGHKITDYNDLHLAEGLPIVRAQVEEALRTVGWQAPTSAAAAPQPGGEGKPALRPIETLDELLERFALIYGEKEAVFDRQERMIVPLAGMRNICISRELHRRWMEHPTKAIVRLDNVGFDPTEKDRKITCNTYAGWPTKPKAGCCEMLIDLLAYLCSAEENADAVYQWLMKWLAYPIQRPGAKMQSAVVMHGPQGTGKSQFFKAISSIYGPYGLTINQAAIENHRNTWLASRLFILAEEVVARQELYQVKNALKELVTGETVYVDPKFVNAYEEKNHVNIVFNSNEEMPIVLEDDDRRHLVVRTPYAPQPEDFYRAVKREIEEGGIAALHAHLLDLPLGDFTPHTKPPMTASKAALQDLALDSTTRFYREFVAGAIEGIKPGVVAIATDVFDAYRTWCNRINVKPAPMPRLINALEKKHRIECARKRYLGADGKVMGPHGVCFIPEYREQPDRTRILVAPEKPPAEDERTWIGKHAIAFRNAVKDYKGAANA; encoded by the coding sequence ATGGCGACGAACTACGATGACGTGATGACCCAGCTCGTCGGCGCGGGGCTGCAGTTCGATCACCTGGTGGTCGGCAAGATGCAGCGCTGCAAAGTCGAGGGCGACCGCGAAAAGCGCGGCTGGTACTCGGTGCACGAGCTCGTGCTCGACGGGGGCGACACGGTCCTCGTCGGCTCCTACGGAATCTGGCGCGGCGACGACAACGGCACGCAGAAGCTCACCCTCGCCAAACGCTCGCTGACCGACGACCAGAAGGCCGCGATCCGCGCTCGCCTCGCCGAAGACCGCCGCCGTGCCGATGCTGCGCGCCGCGCCGACGCCGCCCGGGCCGCCGAGCAGGCCGAAGCGAAGTGGCGCGAATGCCAGGTCGAAGGCGAGATCGACTACCTCACGCGCAAGGGCGTCCGCGCCCACGGCGTGCGGTTCGCCCCGGCCGGCGCCGTGCTCGAGTGGGACGGCAACCAGGGCAAGCCCTACACCACGCCCATTGGTAGCGCGATGTGCATCCCGATGATGGATGCGGCCGGCCGCGTGCATGGCCTGCAGTTCATCCTCTCGCGCGCGCTGCACGCGGACCGCATCAAGCGCATCGAGCGCGACAAGGAATTCTGGCCGGCCGGTATCGAGAAGCGCGGCCACTTCCACCTCATCGGCATGCCGACGTGGATCGTGCTGCTCGCCGAAGGCTACGCCACCGCCGCGAGCCTCCACGAAGCCACCGGCCTGCCGGTCGCGGTCGCCTTCGACGCCGGCAACCTCCTGCCCGTCGCCGAGGCGCTGCACAAGCGCTACCCGCGCGCGAAGATCCTCGTTTGCGCCGACGACGACTCGTTCGGCCACTGCCGCGAATGCCGCGCCCCGGTTCGGATCGCCGACGGCGCCGACTGCCCCGCCTGCAGCAAGCCGCACCGCTGCGAAAACGCCGGCGTGACCCGCGCATCGTCCGCCGCCGTTGCGGTCGGCGGTCGCCACGTCGCGGCGAAGTTCGTCGACGAAGAGGGTCGCTGGGCCAAGTTCCAGGCCCAGGGCCACAAGATCACCGACTACAACGACCTGCACCTGGCCGAAGGCCTCCCCATCGTCCGCGCGCAGGTCGAAGAAGCCCTGCGCACCGTCGGGTGGCAAGCCCCCACCTCGGCCGCCGCTGCTCCTCAACCTGGGGGAGAGGGGAAACCCGCCCTGCGGCCGATCGAGACCCTCGACGAGCTGCTCGAGCGCTTCGCCCTGATCTACGGCGAGAAGGAAGCCGTCTTCGATCGCCAAGAGCGGATGATCGTCCCGCTCGCGGGCATGCGGAACATCTGCATCAGCCGCGAATTGCACCGGCGATGGATGGAGCACCCGACCAAGGCCATTGTTCGCCTGGACAACGTCGGCTTCGACCCGACCGAGAAGGATCGCAAGATCACCTGCAACACCTATGCCGGCTGGCCGACAAAGCCAAAGGCGGGCTGCTGCGAGATGCTCATCGATCTCCTCGCCTACCTCTGCAGTGCAGAGGAGAACGCCGACGCCGTCTACCAGTGGTTGATGAAGTGGCTGGCGTATCCGATCCAGCGCCCGGGCGCCAAAATGCAAAGCGCGGTCGTCATGCACGGACCGCAGGGCACGGGCAAGTCGCAGTTCTTCAAGGCCATCTCGAGCATCTACGGCCCCTACGGCCTCACCATCAACCAGGCCGCGATCGAGAACCACCGCAACACCTGGCTCGCCAGCCGGCTCTTCATCCTTGCCGAAGAAGTCGTCGCCCGGCAGGAGCTCTACCAGGTCAAGAACGCGCTCAAGGAACTCGTCACCGGCGAAACCGTGTACGTCGACCCCAAGTTCGTCAACGCATACGAGGAGAAGAACCATGTCAACATCGTCTTCAACTCCAACGAGGAAATGCCGATCGTCCTTGAGGACGACGACCGCCGGCATCTGGTAGTCAGAACGCCCTACGCCCCTCAGCCGGAAGACTTCTATCGCGCGGTGAAAAGGGAGATCGAAGAAGGCGGCATCGCCGCCCTGCACGCCCACCTGCTTGATCTACCGCTCGGCGACTTCACCCCCCACACCAAACCGCCGATGACGGCCTCAAAGGCGGCCCTGCAAGACCTCGCCCTCGACAGCACCACGCGGTTCTACCGCGAGTTCGTCGCCGGCGCGATCGAAGGCATCAAGCCCGGCGTCGTCGCCATTGCCACTGACGTGTTCGACGCCTACCGCACCTGGTGCAACCGCATCAACGTCAAGCCGGCGCCCATGCCGCGGCTCATCAACGCCCTCGAGAAGAAGCACCGCATCGAATGCGCCCGCAAGCGCTACCTCGGCGCCGACGGCAAGGTGATGGGCCCGCACGGCGTCTGCTTCATCCCGGAATACCGCGAGCAGCCGGACAGGACCCGAATCCTCGTCGCCCCCGAGAAGCCGCCCGCCGAAGACGAGCGAACCTGGATCGGCAAGCACGCCATCGCCTTCCGCAACGCGGTCAAGGACTACAAAGGTGCGGCCAATGCCTGA